A segment of the Streptomyces sp. Tu 2975 genome:
ACGATCATGGCCATGGTCATCACGAAGGAGACGCCGGCGGCCGGGATCATGTAGCTGTTGAGCAGGTACCAGGAGGCGACGGTGAACATCACCAGCATCAGGTGACCGGCGAACATGTTGGCGAACAGTCGCACGGCGTGCGTGAACGGCCGGACGAGCAGGTTCGAGAAGAACTCGATGAACGAGACGAGCCACTTGATCGGGCCGAGGCTCGGGTCGTAGCCGGTGATGTTCTTCCAACCGCCGGTGAAGCCGTGGCGCTTGAAGGTCAGCGACACCCAGAGCACGTAGACGATGAACGCCAGGACCGCCGGGTACGCGATGATCGACGACACCGGGAACTGCGCCAGCGGGATCACGGACCAGACGTTCATGATCCAGACGAAGAAGAAGATCGACACCATGAGGGGGACGTACTTCTCGCCCTCGCGCTTGCCGAGCGTCTCGTAGACGATGCCGCGGCGGACGAAGTCGTAGCCCGCCTCGCCGATCATCTGAAGCTTGCCCGGGACGACCTTGGCCTTCCCGAACGCCATCGTGAAGAAGGTGACGA
Coding sequences within it:
- the atpB gene encoding F0F1 ATP synthase subunit A yields the protein MADNGCGFPAPGLHSFLFKPIFTVGGFEFNKVMLLALITTLLIVTFFTMAFGKAKVVPGKLQMIGEAGYDFVRRGIVYETLGKREGEKYVPLMVSIFFFVWIMNVWSVIPLAQFPVSSIIAYPAVLAFIVYVLWVSLTFKRHGFTGGWKNITGYDPSLGPIKWLVSFIEFFSNLLVRPFTHAVRLFANMFAGHLMLVMFTVASWYLLNSYMIPAAGVSFVMTMAMIVFELFVQAVQAYVFVLLACTYIQGALAEHH